In a single window of the Nocardioides massiliensis genome:
- a CDS encoding nuclear transport factor 2 family protein: MDQHAVPPSAVVTAWHRLVAVGREDREAAYALLDALLAPDVVFRSPAVHTPQEGKQVTTAYLRAALVVLGPELTYVREWYAGNSAVLEFTTTVGGKQVHGIDMITWDAEDRIVDFTVMVRPQQGLAAVIEAMGAELMRGA, from the coding sequence ATGGACCAGCACGCCGTACCCCCGTCCGCTGTCGTCACCGCCTGGCACCGACTCGTCGCGGTGGGGCGCGAGGACCGCGAGGCGGCGTACGCCCTGCTCGACGCCCTGCTCGCGCCCGACGTGGTGTTCCGCTCCCCCGCCGTGCACACGCCGCAGGAGGGCAAGCAGGTGACCACGGCGTACCTGCGCGCGGCGCTGGTCGTGCTGGGCCCGGAGCTGACCTATGTCCGGGAGTGGTACGCCGGCAACTCCGCCGTGCTGGAGTTCACGACCACGGTCGGGGGCAAGCAGGTGCACGGGATCGACATGATCACCTGGGACGCGGAGGACCGCATCGTCGACTTCACCGTGATGGTGCGCCCGCAGCAGGGGCTCGCCGCCGTGATCGAGGCGATGGGTGCGGAGCTGATGCGCGGCGCGTGA
- a CDS encoding CGNR zinc finger domain-containing protein, which yields MAFTHDAQASLRCAVDLANSGLDEEALGTLEALDAFCAKWDVTGRRDHTAAELAEVQALRPRLVRMWHLAAAGDETAFVGEVNVLLRESEALPQLVTHDGWDWHIHAHRPDAPLARRLTVEAAMAFVDVVRAGELDRFSICAADDCDAVVIDLSRNRSRKFCEAGCGNRIAAQAYRARKG from the coding sequence GTGGCTTTCACCCATGACGCGCAGGCGTCCCTGCGGTGTGCGGTCGACCTGGCCAACAGCGGGCTGGACGAGGAGGCGCTGGGCACCCTCGAGGCCCTCGACGCGTTCTGCGCCAAGTGGGACGTGACCGGGCGGCGCGACCACACCGCGGCCGAGCTGGCCGAGGTGCAGGCGCTGCGCCCCCGGCTCGTGCGGATGTGGCACCTGGCTGCCGCGGGCGACGAGACGGCGTTCGTCGGGGAGGTCAACGTGCTGCTGCGCGAGAGCGAGGCACTCCCCCAGCTGGTCACCCACGACGGCTGGGACTGGCACATCCACGCCCACCGCCCCGACGCGCCGCTCGCCCGCCGGCTGACGGTCGAGGCCGCGATGGCCTTCGTCGACGTGGTGCGTGCCGGTGAGCTCGACCGGTTCTCGATCTGCGCCGCCGACGACTGCGACGCGGTCGTCATCGACCTGTCGCGCAACCGGTCGCGCAAGTTCTGCGAGGCCGGCTGCGGCAACCGGATCGCGGCCCAGGCCTACCGGGCGCGCAAGGGATGA
- a CDS encoding EamA family transporter, which translates to MSTAPDAETLQAARRAPGGLLLALITAAAFGTSGTLAKPLLEAGWSSGATVAARVGVGALVLLVPALLSLRGRWHLLRSHAGLIAVYGVIPIAGCQWAYFNAVQRLEVGVALMLEYLGLVLVVGWLWLRHGRRPRRLTLTGVALSLLGLALILDLTSATGVDPIGVGWGLLAAVGLAAYFILSARETNGLPPLVLATFGLAVGAIALLLAGAVGVLPMTMSTDDVAFAGRAVPWWTAVLALAVVAAAVAYAVGIAAARALGSKVASFVGLTEVLFAVLFAWLLLGELPSWIQLVGGALIVAGVVAVKLDEAEPLADAGVEPDATLAA; encoded by the coding sequence GTGAGCACCGCACCGGACGCCGAGACCCTGCAGGCCGCCCGCCGCGCACCCGGGGGACTCCTGCTCGCCCTCATCACCGCCGCCGCCTTCGGCACCTCTGGCACCCTGGCCAAGCCGTTGCTCGAGGCCGGCTGGAGCTCCGGTGCCACCGTGGCGGCGCGCGTCGGCGTCGGCGCGCTCGTCCTGCTGGTCCCCGCCCTGCTCTCGCTGCGTGGCCGGTGGCACCTGCTGCGCAGCCACGCCGGGCTCATCGCGGTGTACGGCGTCATCCCCATCGCCGGGTGCCAGTGGGCCTACTTCAACGCGGTGCAGCGCCTCGAGGTCGGCGTCGCACTCATGCTGGAGTACCTCGGCCTGGTCCTCGTCGTCGGCTGGCTCTGGCTGCGCCACGGACGCCGCCCACGCCGGCTCACGCTGACCGGTGTCGCGCTCTCCCTGCTCGGTCTCGCGCTCATCCTCGACCTCACGAGCGCCACGGGAGTGGACCCGATCGGCGTCGGCTGGGGCCTGCTGGCCGCCGTCGGCCTGGCGGCGTACTTCATCCTCTCCGCCCGCGAGACCAACGGCCTGCCGCCGCTGGTGCTGGCGACCTTCGGCCTCGCGGTAGGCGCAATCGCCCTGCTCCTGGCCGGCGCGGTCGGCGTCCTGCCGATGACGATGAGCACCGACGACGTCGCCTTCGCCGGTCGCGCCGTGCCGTGGTGGACGGCCGTCCTCGCGCTCGCGGTCGTGGCCGCCGCTGTGGCGTACGCCGTGGGCATCGCCGCCGCGCGTGCCCTGGGCTCCAAGGTCGCCTCCTTCGTCGGCCTCACCGAGGTGCTCTTCGCCGTGCTCTTCGCCTGGCTGCTGCTCGGCGAGCTCCCGTCGTGGATCCAGCTCGTCGGCGGGGCACTGATCGTCGCCGGTGTCGTCGCGGTGAAGCTCGACGAAGCCGAGCCGCTCGCCGATGCCGGTGTGGAGCCGGATGCCACGCTGGCGGCATGA
- a CDS encoding glutaminase: MKSPIPDYLDEVVQSTADDRSGRLADYIPPLAAVEPNVGALALSTVDGTVYAVGDADLEFTIQSISKPFVYAVALAQHGIDKVLERVGVEPSGEAFHELSLESGTGRPLNPMINAGALTTHQMVGEPGITEDKRNAQVLDALSRFAGRELEVDEEIYEAEVSSAHRNHAIAYMLRSHENITGDPRAVVRGYVRQCAVRVTVCDLALMAATLAHGGVQPVTGERVIPHAVARQVLSVMTTCGMYDAAGDWLSTIGIPAKSGVSGGIIGSLPGQVGVATVSPRLDDHGTSVRGVKMFRKLSHDMGMHLMEVPAPARSMLTGDDGHAWRYELQGSINFVGMERVIRTIDEDPPEHNRIVIDLTRVHEIRKVGRRMLHEAIRRLVLEGREVEVHDPDGLLSEPGPIEVGEDPSTQEPVRVDVTGE; this comes from the coding sequence ATGAAGTCGCCGATCCCCGACTACCTCGACGAGGTCGTCCAGAGCACTGCCGACGACCGCTCCGGGCGCCTGGCCGACTACATCCCCCCTCTGGCGGCGGTCGAGCCCAACGTGGGCGCACTCGCGCTGAGCACGGTCGACGGCACGGTGTACGCCGTCGGCGACGCCGACCTCGAGTTCACGATCCAGTCGATCTCCAAGCCGTTCGTCTACGCGGTGGCGCTAGCCCAGCACGGCATCGACAAGGTCCTCGAGCGCGTCGGGGTCGAGCCCTCCGGTGAGGCCTTCCACGAGCTCTCGCTGGAGTCGGGGACCGGCCGGCCGCTCAACCCGATGATCAACGCCGGTGCCCTCACGACCCACCAGATGGTCGGCGAGCCCGGCATCACCGAGGACAAGCGCAACGCGCAGGTGCTCGACGCACTGAGCCGGTTCGCGGGCCGCGAGCTCGAGGTCGACGAGGAGATCTACGAGGCCGAGGTGTCCTCGGCGCATCGCAACCACGCGATCGCCTACATGCTCCGCAGTCACGAGAACATCACCGGCGACCCGCGCGCGGTCGTGCGCGGCTACGTGCGCCAGTGCGCCGTCCGCGTCACGGTCTGCGACCTCGCCCTCATGGCCGCGACCCTGGCCCACGGCGGCGTCCAGCCGGTGACGGGTGAGCGCGTCATCCCGCACGCCGTCGCCCGTCAGGTGCTCAGCGTCATGACGACGTGCGGGATGTACGACGCCGCCGGCGACTGGCTCTCGACCATCGGCATCCCGGCCAAGAGCGGCGTCTCGGGCGGGATCATCGGCTCACTCCCGGGGCAGGTCGGGGTCGCGACCGTGAGCCCGCGCCTGGACGACCACGGCACCTCGGTGCGCGGCGTGAAGATGTTCCGCAAGCTCTCCCACGACATGGGGATGCACCTGATGGAGGTGCCGGCGCCCGCGCGATCGATGCTCACCGGCGACGACGGCCACGCCTGGCGCTACGAGCTGCAGGGCTCGATCAACTTCGTCGGGATGGAGCGAGTGATCCGCACCATCGACGAGGACCCGCCCGAGCACAACCGGATCGTCATCGACCTCACCCGCGTCCACGAGATCCGCAAGGTCGGTCGGCGCATGCTGCACGAGGCCATCCGCCGCCTGGTGCTCGAGGGGCGCGAGGTCGAGGTGCACGACCCCGACGGTCTGCTGTCGGAGCCCGGCCCGATCGAGGTCGGGGAAGACCCCTCGACGCAGGAGCCGGTGCGGGTCGACGTCACCGGCGAGTGA
- a CDS encoding ATP-binding cassette domain-containing protein, with translation MNAMIHARGLVQTFTTRQGKTKKEVRAVDGVDLDVADGEVVGFLGPNGAGKTTTLRMLTTLLRPTAGEATVAGYDVVREAREVRRSIGYVSQAGGAFSAARAGDEVVDHGMLYGLSRREATQRGQQLFEQLDLPGLWTRMPRTMSGGQKRRLDIAMGLIHEPRLVFLDEPTTGLDPQARANLWDHIAGLRERRGATVFLTTHYLDEADALSDRIVIIDAGRIVAADTSANLKAQVAGDLVDLEIADPARVGDAAERLGALLAVNGGARDAVQVDGQHVRGRVPRAGGEVPGLLRDLDRLGIDLASIEVQRPTLDDVFLALTGRSLRDAEAEADADPDPDDVPPVPADAAPAGAPR, from the coding sequence ATGAACGCGATGATCCACGCGCGCGGCCTGGTGCAGACCTTCACCACCCGGCAGGGCAAGACCAAGAAGGAGGTCCGCGCCGTCGACGGGGTCGACCTCGACGTGGCTGACGGCGAGGTCGTGGGGTTCCTCGGGCCCAACGGCGCCGGCAAGACAACGACGCTGCGGATGCTGACCACCCTGCTGCGGCCGACCGCCGGCGAGGCCACCGTGGCGGGGTACGACGTGGTGCGCGAGGCCCGCGAGGTGCGGCGCTCGATCGGCTACGTCTCGCAGGCTGGTGGCGCGTTCTCGGCCGCGCGGGCGGGTGACGAGGTCGTCGACCACGGGATGCTCTACGGTCTGTCGCGCCGCGAGGCGACCCAGCGCGGACAGCAGCTCTTCGAGCAGCTCGACCTGCCGGGCCTGTGGACCCGGATGCCGCGGACGATGTCGGGTGGGCAGAAGCGCCGCCTCGACATCGCGATGGGCCTCATCCACGAGCCCCGCCTGGTCTTCCTCGACGAGCCGACCACCGGACTCGACCCGCAGGCCCGGGCGAACCTGTGGGACCACATCGCCGGGCTGCGCGAGCGCCGCGGTGCGACGGTCTTCCTCACCACGCACTACCTCGACGAGGCCGATGCGTTGTCGGACCGCATTGTGATCATCGACGCTGGACGGATCGTCGCCGCCGACACCTCGGCCAACCTCAAGGCACAGGTGGCCGGCGACCTGGTCGACCTCGAGATCGCCGACCCCGCGCGCGTCGGCGACGCCGCCGAACGGCTCGGCGCCCTGCTCGCCGTCAACGGCGGGGCACGCGACGCCGTACAGGTCGACGGACAGCACGTCCGCGGCCGGGTCCCGCGCGCCGGCGGCGAGGTGCCCGGCCTGCTGCGCGACCTCGACCGGCTCGGGATCGACCTGGCCTCCATCGAGGTCCAGCGCCCCACCCTCGACGACGTCTTCCTCGCGCTGACCGGTCGGTCCCTACGCGACGCCGAGGCCGAGGCCGACGCAGACCCGGACCCCGACGACGTACCTCCCGTCCCCGCCGACGCCGCACCCGCAGGAGCACCCCGATGA
- a CDS encoding IS110 family transposase, whose translation MVVVGSDVHKRTHTFVAVDEGGRKVGELTVKAVSKGHDKAICWARERFGNELTWAIEDCRHLSARLELDLLEAGEQVVRVPAKLMAEQRRTARTRGKSDPIDALAVARAALREPDLPIASHDEESRELKLLVDRREDLVGERTRMMNRLRWHLHRIAPGDPAGNPASKALKRAKTRRQLAAWLAGQAGIDARLARDILADIDRVTPVIDDLEREITALVKTRAPELVQLPGCAALTAAKILGETAGIDRFASDAKYAMHAGVAPIPVWSGRTRGRVRHNKSGNRQLNAALHRIAVTQIRLGGLGRAYYDKRLAAGDSKTEALRCLKRRLARVVFQTLKNNPSSDVAAGLATAA comes from the coding sequence ATGGTTGTTGTTGGTTCGGATGTGCACAAGCGGACGCACACGTTCGTCGCGGTCGACGAGGGCGGCCGCAAGGTCGGGGAGCTCACCGTCAAGGCCGTGAGCAAAGGGCACGACAAGGCGATCTGCTGGGCCCGGGAGCGGTTCGGGAACGAGTTGACGTGGGCGATCGAGGACTGCCGTCACCTCTCGGCACGACTCGAGCTGGATTTGTTGGAGGCCGGCGAGCAGGTGGTGCGGGTGCCTGCGAAGTTGATGGCCGAGCAGCGCCGCACCGCCCGCACCCGGGGTAAGTCGGACCCGATCGACGCGCTCGCGGTCGCCCGTGCCGCACTGCGCGAGCCCGACCTGCCGATCGCCAGCCACGACGAGGAGTCGCGGGAGCTGAAGCTGCTGGTGGATCGGCGTGAGGACCTGGTCGGTGAGCGGACCCGGATGATGAACCGGCTGCGTTGGCACCTGCACCGCATCGCCCCCGGCGACCCTGCCGGCAATCCTGCGTCGAAGGCGCTGAAGCGGGCCAAGACCCGTCGGCAGTTGGCCGCATGGCTGGCTGGCCAGGCGGGGATCGACGCCCGGCTGGCCCGCGACATTCTCGCCGACATCGACCGGGTCACCCCGGTCATCGATGACCTGGAACGCGAGATCACAGCCTTGGTGAAGACCCGGGCGCCCGAACTGGTCCAACTGCCCGGCTGTGCAGCGCTGACCGCGGCCAAGATCCTCGGGGAGACCGCCGGGATCGACCGGTTCGCCAGCGACGCCAAGTACGCCATGCACGCCGGTGTCGCCCCGATCCCTGTCTGGTCCGGACGCACCAGAGGCAGGGTCCGCCACAACAAGTCCGGCAACCGACAGCTCAACGCGGCACTCCACCGCATCGCCGTCACCCAGATACGTCTCGGTGGCCTCGGCCGCGCCTACTACGACAAGCGGCTGGCCGCCGGAGACTCCAAGACCGAGGCACTGCGTTGCCTCAAGAGACGACTCGCCCGAGTCGTCTTCCAGACCCTGAAGAACAACCCCTCGAGCGACGTGGCGGCTGGACTCGCCACAGCCGCTTGA
- a CDS encoding zinc-binding dehydrogenase, which yields MRAVSCHRGELSVVDVSEPRPDKGQILLEVTRAGICGSDLHARHHADEVADGVAQLGYPHLMRSDQHVVMGHEFTGTILEYGPGTRRKWPLGTPVVALPMLRTAEGVQLTGLTTKAPGGYAERVLVSEALTLPVPDNVSPTLAALTEPLAVARHAVRRGEVGKRDVAIVIGCGPIGLAVILMLKAQGVRTVVASDFSPARRALATECGADVVVDPAAESPWEAYGGRRTHFTTAPALFDFALDSTQALRRVPGLPWWKVMALAERLGQAPRGPVVFECVGVPGMIDHVVAAAPMRSRIVVVGVCMGPDTIRPTMAINKEAELRFVFAYDPAEFRDTLHLVADGRIDPSPLVTGTVGLDGVAAAFEVLGDPEQHAKILVDPASDVSVPPPARAPRTS from the coding sequence ATGCGTGCCGTCAGCTGCCACCGTGGAGAGCTCAGCGTCGTCGACGTCTCGGAGCCGCGTCCGGACAAGGGCCAGATCCTGCTCGAGGTGACCCGGGCCGGGATCTGCGGCTCCGACCTGCACGCGCGCCACCACGCCGACGAGGTGGCCGACGGGGTCGCGCAGCTGGGCTACCCGCACCTCATGCGCAGCGACCAGCACGTCGTGATGGGCCACGAGTTCACCGGCACGATCCTCGAGTACGGCCCCGGCACGCGGCGCAAGTGGCCGCTCGGCACGCCCGTCGTCGCGCTGCCGATGTTGCGCACCGCCGAGGGCGTGCAGCTGACCGGGCTGACGACCAAGGCCCCGGGCGGGTACGCCGAACGCGTCCTGGTCAGCGAGGCGCTCACCCTCCCGGTCCCCGACAACGTCTCCCCCACCCTGGCCGCACTGACCGAACCACTCGCGGTGGCTCGCCACGCCGTACGCCGGGGGGAGGTGGGCAAGCGCGACGTCGCGATCGTGATCGGCTGCGGCCCGATCGGGCTGGCGGTCATCCTCATGCTCAAGGCGCAGGGCGTGCGCACCGTCGTCGCCAGCGACTTCTCCCCCGCCCGTCGGGCGCTGGCGACCGAGTGCGGGGCCGACGTGGTCGTCGATCCGGCGGCGGAGTCGCCGTGGGAGGCGTACGGCGGTCGGCGTACGCACTTCACGACCGCGCCGGCGTTGTTCGACTTCGCCCTCGACAGCACCCAGGCGCTGCGCCGCGTCCCCGGCCTGCCGTGGTGGAAGGTGATGGCGCTGGCCGAGCGACTCGGGCAGGCACCGCGCGGACCGGTCGTCTTCGAGTGCGTCGGGGTGCCGGGGATGATCGACCACGTCGTCGCGGCGGCGCCGATGCGCTCACGGATCGTCGTGGTCGGCGTCTGCATGGGCCCCGACACGATCCGCCCGACGATGGCGATCAACAAGGAGGCCGAGCTCCGGTTCGTCTTCGCCTACGACCCCGCGGAGTTCCGCGACACGCTGCACCTCGTGGCCGACGGGCGCATCGACCCGTCCCCGCTCGTGACCGGCACCGTGGGCCTCGACGGCGTGGCCGCGGCGTTCGAGGTGCTCGGCGACCCCGAGCAGCACGCCAAGATCCTGGTGGACCCCGCGAGCGACGTCAGCGTGCCCCCGCCAGCGCGAGCGCCGAGGACGTCATGA
- a CDS encoding oxygenase MpaB family protein, translating into MTTPSTVTATAPATTPSADPTASPEAATPGAPSSPPARFRAGEERAARIGRTLRVVAGVRELDEGLMTRIGQGFGERDELGARLADAMKLRAGEPGRVSMADFRTALAGGVAAVEDPAPALVDFFAAVEATPDWVDWDLLAQGQRAYHRFGQNAADVLLQLSLIGGYRFGGPADLLVATGGLTGQTTKRRLAETQTWTTSLSIPGGLEPYAEAWRLTVHVRAMHALVNASFERSERWDSAQWGLPVNQTDQAATLGLFDAVVLIGVRGLGVPVSKADSRAVMHLWKYVGWLLGVDEEWLVDSERERHRINYHVLRAQADVTPAGAELSRSIIEVLRGLPHGRFKVERTLSMLTVFLGRESMRDLGLPIRPPWAMAYVVPLNVWRYQVLGRTPWGTQRLDRWGHAVVERVMRDYSDDGRRHGVGELPT; encoded by the coding sequence ATGACCACTCCCTCCACGGTCACCGCGACCGCCCCCGCGACCACCCCGTCAGCCGACCCCACTGCCTCCCCCGAGGCGGCGACGCCGGGAGCCCCCTCCAGCCCCCCGGCCCGCTTCCGCGCCGGCGAGGAGCGTGCTGCCCGGATCGGCCGCACGCTGCGGGTGGTCGCGGGGGTTCGCGAGCTCGACGAGGGGCTGATGACCCGGATCGGCCAGGGCTTCGGCGAGCGCGACGAGCTCGGCGCGCGGCTCGCGGACGCGATGAAGTTGCGAGCCGGGGAGCCCGGCCGGGTCTCCATGGCCGACTTCCGCACCGCGCTGGCCGGGGGAGTAGCGGCGGTCGAGGACCCCGCCCCCGCCCTCGTGGACTTCTTCGCCGCCGTCGAGGCGACCCCCGACTGGGTCGACTGGGACCTGCTCGCGCAGGGGCAGCGGGCCTACCACCGCTTCGGGCAGAATGCCGCCGACGTGCTGCTGCAGCTCTCCCTCATCGGTGGCTACCGCTTCGGCGGACCGGCCGACCTGCTCGTCGCCACCGGGGGCCTCACCGGCCAGACCACCAAGCGCCGGCTCGCCGAGACCCAGACCTGGACCACCTCGCTGTCGATCCCGGGCGGGCTCGAGCCGTACGCCGAGGCGTGGCGGCTCACCGTCCACGTGCGCGCGATGCACGCTCTGGTCAACGCCTCCTTCGAGCGCTCCGAGCGCTGGGACTCAGCGCAGTGGGGCCTGCCGGTCAACCAGACCGACCAGGCCGCGACCCTCGGGCTCTTCGACGCGGTCGTGCTCATCGGCGTACGCGGCCTCGGGGTCCCGGTCTCCAAGGCCGACTCGCGTGCGGTCATGCACCTGTGGAAGTACGTCGGTTGGCTGCTCGGCGTCGACGAGGAGTGGCTGGTCGACTCCGAGCGGGAGCGGCACCGAATCAACTACCACGTGCTGCGCGCGCAGGCCGACGTCACGCCGGCGGGCGCAGAGCTCAGCCGCTCCATCATCGAGGTGCTGCGCGGGCTCCCGCACGGACGGTTCAAGGTCGAGCGCACGCTGAGCATGCTGACGGTCTTCCTCGGCCGCGAGTCGATGCGCGACCTCGGTCTGCCGATCCGCCCGCCGTGGGCGATGGCCTACGTCGTGCCGCTCAACGTGTGGCGCTACCAGGTCCTCGGGCGCACGCCATGGGGCACGCAGCGCCTCGACCGCTGGGGTCACGCCGTGGTCGAGCGAGTCATGCGCGACTACTCCGACGACGGCCGGAGGCACGGTGTGGGGGAGCTGCCCACCTGA
- a CDS encoding TetR/AcrR family transcriptional regulator, with protein MPSSPSRPTRAAAPTPSPAPVRKVPQQERSRLMVARLVEAGRQVLHRDGYEGFTTNRVAQEAGVSPGSLYQYFSDKGAIIAAIIARWSDEVEERATTGLAARLGEEGPAMVRAVADALLEALETSPELLRVVMEELPPSQHRPRLVSFERRVIDLVTAYLAARPGALGPERSAARIAWVLVMAVENLSVRFVLDAPALSRDEFLDEVTALCLGYLDPTGATSP; from the coding sequence GTGCCCTCCTCTCCCTCGCGGCCCACGCGTGCAGCAGCCCCCACCCCGTCCCCCGCCCCCGTGCGCAAGGTCCCGCAGCAGGAGCGCTCGCGACTGATGGTCGCCCGGCTGGTCGAGGCCGGGCGGCAGGTGCTGCACCGTGATGGCTACGAGGGGTTCACGACCAACCGCGTCGCGCAGGAGGCGGGGGTCAGCCCGGGCTCGCTCTACCAGTACTTCTCCGACAAGGGCGCGATCATCGCGGCGATCATCGCCCGCTGGTCCGACGAGGTGGAGGAGCGCGCGACCACCGGCCTGGCCGCCCGGCTCGGCGAGGAGGGTCCGGCGATGGTGCGTGCCGTCGCGGACGCGTTGCTGGAGGCGCTCGAGACCAGCCCGGAGCTGCTGCGGGTGGTGATGGAGGAGCTGCCACCCAGCCAGCACCGCCCACGACTGGTCTCCTTCGAGCGCCGCGTCATCGACCTGGTCACCGCCTACCTCGCCGCCCGCCCCGGCGCGCTGGGACCCGAGCGCAGCGCGGCCCGGATCGCCTGGGTCCTGGTGATGGCGGTCGAGAACCTCAGCGTGCGTTTCGTCCTCGACGCCCCCGCGCTGTCACGCGACGAGTTCCTCGACGAGGTGACCGCGCTGTGTCTCGGCTATCTGGATCCGACGGGAGCGACGAGCCCCTAG
- the pcp gene encoding pyroglutamyl-peptidase I: MRVLVTGFAPFGGAATNPSGDAVRRLAAQWDEQWDGPERLVTDVLPVTFSGAAPRLRALLDEHRPAAVLAVGLAEGREAVTPERVAVNLADARIPDNAGAQPLDEPVEPEGPAAYFATAPVKHLAAALLAAGIPAAVSHTAGTFVCNHVFYAALHHLHRTGRPHVPATFVHVPTTDVVALDDQATALRIAVRTLLEPPAAPSPPGGAVH; encoded by the coding sequence GTGCGGGTGCTGGTGACCGGGTTCGCGCCGTTCGGGGGCGCCGCGACGAATCCCTCGGGGGACGCCGTACGCCGCCTGGCTGCGCAGTGGGATGAGCAGTGGGACGGGCCCGAGCGGCTGGTGACCGACGTGCTCCCGGTGACCTTCTCCGGCGCTGCGCCCCGGCTGCGCGCGCTGCTCGACGAGCACCGGCCGGCGGCCGTCCTCGCCGTCGGGCTGGCGGAGGGACGCGAGGCCGTCACGCCCGAGCGGGTCGCGGTCAACCTCGCCGATGCCCGCATCCCCGACAACGCGGGGGCTCAACCCCTCGACGAGCCGGTCGAGCCCGAGGGCCCGGCTGCCTACTTCGCCACCGCCCCGGTCAAGCACCTCGCCGCTGCCCTGCTCGCGGCCGGCATCCCCGCCGCGGTCTCCCACACCGCCGGCACCTTCGTCTGCAACCACGTCTTCTACGCCGCCCTGCACCACCTGCACCGCACCGGCCGCCCCCACGTGCCGGCGACCTTCGTCCACGTCCCCACCACCGACGTCGTCGCCCTCGACGACCAGGCCACCGCGCTCCGCATCGCCGTACGCACCCTGCTCGAGCCGCCCGCCGCGCCGTCCCCTCCCGGCGGTGCTGTGCACTGA
- a CDS encoding TetR/AcrR family transcriptional regulator, whose protein sequence is MSDRTTGDRTTPEPSPRPARTSAAARRRVREQQILAATRSLFDSTGVGDVQIEDIAREVGINRAIIYRHFSGKDELFALTVEGYLAELQARLEAAARSDVPARERLAAVVAAFVDYGLEFPAFVDCAQALMRLQGSELEEQLSEAALFRLGRGLSACLRSVITTLDDGAASGDFDVEDSTLLANYMYASALGALQLARIGMLVGEAQPGVPTVSRITGDDVRRFMTSSALALAGAR, encoded by the coding sequence ATGTCCGACCGCACCACCGGAGACCGCACCACCCCCGAACCGTCCCCACGCCCCGCCCGCACGAGTGCCGCGGCTCGCCGGCGCGTCCGCGAGCAGCAGATCCTCGCGGCGACGCGGAGCCTGTTCGACTCCACCGGCGTCGGTGACGTGCAGATCGAGGACATCGCCCGTGAGGTCGGGATCAACCGGGCGATCATCTACCGGCACTTCTCCGGCAAGGACGAGCTGTTCGCCCTCACGGTCGAGGGCTACCTCGCCGAGCTGCAGGCGCGTCTCGAGGCCGCCGCTCGCTCCGACGTACCCGCTCGCGAGCGGCTCGCCGCCGTCGTCGCCGCGTTCGTCGACTACGGCCTGGAGTTCCCCGCCTTCGTCGACTGCGCGCAGGCGCTGATGCGGTTGCAGGGCAGCGAGCTCGAGGAGCAGCTCAGCGAGGCCGCGCTGTTTCGGCTCGGCCGCGGGCTCTCGGCCTGCCTGCGCTCGGTGATCACCACTCTCGACGACGGCGCCGCCAGCGGTGACTTCGACGTGGAGGACTCCACGCTGCTGGCCAACTACATGTATGCCTCGGCGCTCGGCGCGCTCCAGCTCGCCCGCATCGGGATGCTCGTGGGGGAGGCCCAGCCCGGCGTGCCGACGGTCTCGCGCATCACCGGCGACGACGTACGCCGGTTCATGACGTCCTCGGCGCTCGCGCTGGCGGGGGCACGCTGA
- a CDS encoding ABC transporter permease: MTTTLTTPRPDTPLVVERGPVASFVRDAVIVFRRQLRMNLRNPAWVIIGVLQPVLYLLLFGPLLEPLVAEFGFANAYTFFVPGMLVQLGLFGAFFAGFGLIAEWREGVVEAERVTPANRTALLVGRLMRDELQLLVQALILVALGFAMGMRAPVHGVVLGVALTMLIGGACAAASNALALTTKSEDVMAPMINMIMMPVLLLSGILLPMTLGAQWLQTIADVMPTKHVVDAVRTSFAGEFAGSMLFWGVGWTLVLFVLAVWWGTATFRRENS, from the coding sequence ATGACGACCACCCTCACCACCCCCAGGCCGGACACGCCGCTCGTCGTCGAGCGCGGCCCGGTCGCGTCGTTCGTCCGCGACGCCGTGATCGTCTTCCGCCGCCAGCTGCGGATGAACCTGCGCAACCCCGCCTGGGTGATCATCGGCGTGCTCCAGCCGGTGCTCTACCTGCTGTTGTTCGGGCCGCTCCTCGAGCCGCTCGTGGCGGAGTTCGGGTTCGCGAACGCCTACACGTTCTTCGTGCCCGGCATGCTCGTGCAGCTGGGACTGTTCGGCGCGTTCTTCGCGGGCTTCGGCCTGATCGCCGAGTGGCGCGAGGGCGTCGTCGAGGCCGAGCGCGTGACCCCCGCCAACCGTACGGCGCTGCTCGTCGGTCGGTTGATGCGTGACGAGCTGCAGCTGTTGGTCCAGGCCCTCATCCTCGTCGCCCTCGGCTTCGCGATGGGCATGCGGGCTCCGGTCCACGGGGTGGTGCTCGGTGTCGCCCTGACGATGCTCATCGGTGGTGCCTGCGCCGCGGCCTCCAACGCGCTGGCGCTGACGACCAAGAGCGAGGACGTCATGGCGCCGATGATCAACATGATCATGATGCCGGTCCTGCTGCTGTCGGGGATCCTGCTGCCGATGACGCTGGGCGCGCAGTGGCTCCAGACCATCGCGGACGTCATGCCGACCAAACACGTGGTGGACGCGGTGCGGACGTCGTTCGCCGGGGAGTTCGCCGGGTCGATGCTGTTCTGGGGCGTCGGCTGGACGCTGGTGCTCTTCGTGCTCGCCGTCTGGTGGGGCACTGCGACGTTCCGGCGCGAGAACTCCTGA